GCCTTCACGCTGACGCGCATGGCGATCAACTGCCACCACAACTACATCAGCCGCGAGCATCACTTCGGCAAGGATGTCTTTGTGACCCGCAAGGGTGCGGTCAGCGCCAAGGAAGGCCAGTACGGCATCATTCCCGGCAGCATGGGTGCCAAGAGCTTCATCGTGCGCGGCCGCGGTAACGCCGAGAGCTTCCATAGCTGCAGCCACGGGGCCGGACGCGTGATGAGCCGTACGGCGGCAAAGAAGCTGATCAGCCTGCAGGATCACGTCCGCGCCACCGCGCACGTGGAATGCCGCAAGGACGCCGCGGTGGTCGACGAATCGCCCGCCGCCTACAAGCCGATCGAAGCGGTGATGAAGGCCCAGGAAGATCTCGTCGAGATCATCCATACGCTTCGCCAGGTGGTGTGCGTGAAGGGCTGAGGCACCAGGAAACAGGGAAGGCCGGGCGCCACGCGCCCGGCCGCGTCATCGTTTACACGTAGAAAAATAGCCATGTCCATGATTGAACTTGACGGCTCCGCCGGCGGTGGCCAGTTGCTCCGCACGGCCTTGAGCCTGAGCCTGTGCACCTCTACCCCGTTCCGCATGTCCGGAATCCGGGCAGGCCGCTCACGGCCTGGCCTGATGCGGCAACACCTCACGGCCGTGGAGGCTGCGCGGCGCATCGGCAATGCACACGTCCTCAATGCCGCACCCGGCTCCACGGAACTGGTCTTCGAGCCCGGCGTCATCGTGGCCGGTGACTTTCACTTTGCCGTCGGCACCGCCGGCTCGACCATGCTCGTCCTGCAGACGGCGCTGCCGGCCTTGTTGCAGGCGGATGCCGCCTCGACGCTGCGCGTCGAAGGCGGTACGCACAATCCGCTGGCCCCGCCAGCCGATTTCCTGCAGCACGCGTTCCTGCCGCAGCTGGCACGCATGGGCGGCTCGGCATCGGTCAATGTCGTCAGGCACGGTTTTGCACCGGCCGGCGGCGGCCTCGTCGAATTGGCCGTGACGCCTTCGAGCCTGCAGCAGATCACCCTGTGCGAGCGTGGTGCTGTTCGGCAGATCCGGGCGACCGCCTTGCTGTCAGGCCTTGATTCGAGCATTGGCGAGCGCGAGGTGCGCGCGGCAGCCAGACGGCTGCCGATGGCCGAATCCGACCTGGAAGTGCGGCAGGTCCGGCCTGCGCTGGGTCCGGGCAATGCCTTGCTCATCACCGTGCACTGTGAGCACGTCAGCGTGGTGTTCACCGGATTCGGCGAACGCGGCAAGACAGCCGAGCAGGTAGCCGCCGACCTGTGCGCCGATGTGCAACGCTACCTCGACAGCGGCGCGGCCACCGACACACACCTGGGTGACCAGTTGCTGCTGCCGATGGCCCTCGCCGGCGGCGGTCGCTTCACCACGACGGAATCGAGCGACCATCTGCGCACCAACGCCGCGATGATCGAAAAGTTCCTGCCGGTGGAAGTGACGATCCTCGATCGCGGTCCGCAGCACTTCGAAGTGTCCATCCAGTCCTGAGTGAGGGCGGTTGCGCGCAAGCGCGCGGCCGCCCTGATCAGCTGACGACCTGGTTGCGACCTTTTTCCTTGGCCTTGTAGAGGCATTCGTCCGCCGCCTTGAGCACCTCGTCGGGGCTGCGCCGACGCGCGTCACGCTGCGCCACGCCGATACTGGCGGTGACCTTTACGGTGCGCTGCTTGTCCTTGGCGCGCGGCGCCTTCCGGGATTTCGCCGACGGTTTGCGCGGCAACGCAACCGGGGTGTTTTCGATATTCATCCGGGCTGTCTCGCAGGCATCCGCCGCGCCGTCCGGACGCCGGAACAGCAGGCAGAACTCCTCGCCGCCAAAGCGGAAGGCGCGCCCGCCGGGTGTCTTCGCCAATTGCCGCGCGACTTCGATCAGCACCCGGTCACCGGCATCGTGGCCGTGCTTGTCGTTGAACTGCTTGAAGTGATCGACATCCACCATGGCCAACGCGTAGGTGCCGGACAGTCGCGCCAGCGTCTCGTCCAGCGCGCGACGGTTCGGCAGTCCGGTCAAGGCATCCAGGAAGGCCAGGCGCCAGGAGGAATAGAGGACGCCGGCGCCGGCCACGAGCGCGCCGATCAAGAGCCACAGCTGCAGACCGATACCGGCCAGCTCGATCAACCCGAAGGCCAGGCTCAGCGCGCCAAAGGCGATCGCCAGATCCAGCGCGTTGCGCCGGTGATACCCGTGCATCGCCATGACGAGCGCGGCGAAGACACTCAGCGCAACCGCCACGCGGCGGGGCCGTGCATCGACGAATCCCAGTGGCAACAGGCCTTCAAGGGCGCGCCAGACGTGCGGTGGCGCCACACTGACCAACCAGGTGATCGTGGCCAGCAACAGCGCGGTGACAAGCATCCGGCGGGATCGGAATGGCGGCTCGGGCATGACCGCGGCCAGCACCATCAGCCAAGGGCCGAACATCGTCGTGGCCGCTGCCGCGCGACCGCCCCATTCGGACACGGCCGGATCCGTTGCCAGCGCCGCGACCGCCAGGGCGAGCGTCGCCAGCACCAGCGCGGCGCGGTGGCGTCGGAACGCCAGCGCGAGCGCCAGGGCCAACAGGCATAGCAATGGGGCAAATGACGATATCGAGCTCATACGGCGGTCAGGCTGGCGACCTGCCGGCGTCTGGACCCGTCGGCAGCAACGCCACGGAGCAGGCCAGAAATCCCGGCAGGACGATGTCGACGAACGGACCACCACCACGGTCATCCGCACGGGGAAGCGTCGCGCCGAGTGATCGGCGAAACCCCGTGGAACGCGCGTTCGGCGCCGGTGAACGGCAAGCTTGGCAGATCTGCCTGCCGCCGTGAACCGCCGACGTGATACGCCGGGAAGATCTCATCCGCTGCGACGCGCCAGATCGGGGTCCGCGGCCAGCACGCCGCAGCATCGCAGGAATGCCGCGGTTTCATCGATACAGGCCTGGCTGCGGAACTGCGCCAGGAAATGCGGGCCATCGATGTCGCGGATGCGCAGGTCCTGCACCAGCTGCGCCAGCACCGACCCTGCCCGGCGCGGCACGACCCGGTCTCGCCCCGCGCGCAGATACAGGACCGGCAGCCGCAGCGAACGCGCCTGCTCCCGCACATCCACGCGCAACGCCGAACGCGCGCGCGCCGCCATCACCGCGGGAGCGACTCCGGACAGCACGCCGGCCAGACGACGCGACCACGCCGCATCACCGTCACGGCCGAACAACCCCTGTGCCAGCACCGGCATCGGCAGGGCCCACGCCGGCAAGACCGGCACGAACGAGGCCATGACACGGGTCCACGGCGGCGGCAGGTGCGCGAAGGTCGCGCACAGAATCAGCGCTCGCAAGCCGGGCGGCCGTCGCGCGGCCGTCAGTATCGCCAGCGGCCCCGCAAAGGATTCGGCGAACAGCACCCAGTCGCCCCGCGGCAGTTGCGGAGCCAGCCAGTCCGCCAGTTCGTCATAGCCGAGTGGGCGATCCGGCGGGTAGGACGCGATCTGCGTCGTCCCCAGAGGAGCCAGCCGCGCGGCGAAGTCGTCATAGAACGCGCCACTGCCGTCCATACCCGGCAGCAAAAGGAAGTGAGTCATCCGGACCATTCTAGGCCACCGCCCGGCGGGGCGGCAGTTGAAATTAAATTCACTGTTAATTAAATTCTATCCATGAACCGGAAGAAGCCCTCACCCACCACAGCCCCGGCCGCCGCGCGCGGGCGCGGCCGGCCCGCCAGCGCCGCCGTCGACCGCGAGGCGCGTGAACGCCTGATCGACGCCGCAGTCACCCTGTTTTCCGAGCGCGGCATCGCGGCGACGCCGCTCTCGGCCGTGGCCCGCGCCGCGCACGTGACACCGGCGCTGCTGCACTACTACTTCGGCAATAAGGAAAACCTGGTCGACGCCATCGTCGAGGAGCGCTTCGTACCCATCGTCAGCCAGGTGGTGCACAAGCTCTCCGGCATCGAAGCCACGCCGCGCGCCGCCTTCACCACGTTCGTGCAGGAAGTCACCGCGACGCTTTCCACACACCCGTGGCTGCCGCCCCTGTGGCTGCGCGAAGTCGTGACCGAAGGCGGGCAACTGCGCGAGCGCATCGTCGGCCACATGGCGCCCCGGCTCGCCCAGCCGCTGGTCGGACTGGTGCGCCAGGCGCAGGCCGAAGGACGGCTCAATCCCGCCATCGAACCGCGCCTGATCATGGTCTCGCTGATCGGCCTGACCGTGTTCCCGTTTGCGGCACAAGGCATCTGGCGCCCGCTGTTTGAAGCCGGCGACGTGACCGCCGAGTCCCTCGCCCGCCATGTGCTGGCGCTGCTGCTCGACGGCCTTCTGCTACCCGATAAGTAGCTTTTCCTCTCCCCCAGGACCAACGCCATGCGCTGCCTGCCCGCCCTCCTCCCGCTGATCGCCCTCCTGGCCGCCACCGGTTGCGCGCCGCAGGCGCCGCCGCTGCTGGGCACCCTCGAATGGGACCGTATCGGCGTCGCCGCCGAAGCCTCGGAGCCGATCACTGCCATCGCGGTGAATGAAGGCGATACGGTCGCGGCGGGCCAGCTGCTGCTCGAACTCGACGGATCGCGTGCGCAGGCGCAGCTGGAGCAGGCCGAGGCGGAACGCCAGCGCGCGCAGGCGCTGCTCGACGAGCGATTGCACGGTGCCCGCGCGGAAAACGTCGCCACCTTGCGCGCCGAGTGGCGGCGGGCGGACGCGCAACGCGCCAACGAGCGGCGCGAACGCGATCGCGCCGCCGAGATGCGCGGCCGTGGGCTCATTGCCCAGGCCGAACTCGATCGGCGCGAGGCCAGCTTCAGGTCGGCACGCGCGGAAGTGGATGCCGTCACGGCACGCCTGGCCGAACTGACCAATGGCACGCGTCCTGAACAGGTCGAGCAGGCACAGGCCGCGCTGGCGTTCGCCGAGGCGCGCGTGAAGGAACTGAGCCTGGCGCGCGAACGCCTGCGCGTCCACGCGCCGGCCGACGGCCGCGTCGATGCGCTGCCCTTCAAGCGGGGCGACCAGCCACCGCGCGGCGCCACCGTCGTGTCGCTGCTCACGGGTGATCGCCCCTATGCGCGCGTCTACGTGCCAGCACCGCGCCGCGCCGCGATCCAGCCCGGCGCGGAATTCACCATCCACGTGCAGGGCGCTGCAGCGCCGTTCCACGCCGCGCTGGCGCGCATCCGCAGCGAACCGGCGTTCACGCCGTACTACGCGCTAAGTGGGGACGACGCATCGCAACTGGTGTATCGCGCGGAGCTCGTCCTGGACGGCACCGACGAGACCCGGAAACTGCCCGCCGGGCTCACCCTCACCGCCGAGCCGCGCGACCATGGCCGCTGACAGCACACGCCACGGTGCCGCCATCGTCGCCCGCGGCCTCACCCGCCGATTCGGCAGCCTGGTCGCGGTCGACAACGTCGAACTGACGGTCGGGAAGGCCCAGGTCTATGGATTCCTCGGGCCGAACGGATCGGGCAAATCCACCACCATCCGCATGCTGTGCGGACTGCTGCTGCCCAGTGCCGGCGACATCCAGGTGCTGGGGCTCTCCATTCCGCGGGACGCCGAGGCCCTCAAGCGCCGCATCGGCTACATGACGCAGAAGTTCTCCCTGTACGAAGACCTCACCGTACAGGAGAACCTCGAATTCCTCGCCGCCGTGCACGATATTCCGCGCGCACACAGCAAGACGCGCATTGACGAGCTGCTGGCGCGCTACTGGCTCCACGACCGCCGGCACCAGCTGGCCGGCACGATGTCGGGCGGGCAGAAGCAGCGTCTGGCGCTGGCCGGCTCCGTGGTGCATCGGCCCGAACTGTTGTTCCTGGATGAACCCACCAGCGCCGTCGATCCGCAGTCGCGCCGCGAATTCTGGGATTCCCTTTTCGAACTGGCCGATGCGGGCACGACCATCCTCGTCTCGACGCACTACATGGATGAAGCCGAGCGCTGCCACCGCCTGGCAATCCTCGACGAGGGTCGTCTCGTCGCGGACGGTGCACCGGCACACCTGTGCGCGGCGCTGCCGCACAGCGTATGGCTGAT
This genomic stretch from Tahibacter amnicola harbors:
- the rtcA gene encoding RNA 3'-terminal phosphate cyclase, producing MSMIELDGSAGGGQLLRTALSLSLCTSTPFRMSGIRAGRSRPGLMRQHLTAVEAARRIGNAHVLNAAPGSTELVFEPGVIVAGDFHFAVGTAGSTMLVLQTALPALLQADAASTLRVEGGTHNPLAPPADFLQHAFLPQLARMGGSASVNVVRHGFAPAGGGLVELAVTPSSLQQITLCERGAVRQIRATALLSGLDSSIGEREVRAAARRLPMAESDLEVRQVRPALGPGNALLITVHCEHVSVVFTGFGERGKTAEQVAADLCADVQRYLDSGAATDTHLGDQLLLPMALAGGGRFTTTESSDHLRTNAAMIEKFLPVEVTILDRGPQHFEVSIQS
- a CDS encoding GGDEF domain-containing protein, with translation MSSISSFAPLLCLLALALALAFRRHRAALVLATLALAVAALATDPAVSEWGGRAAAATTMFGPWLMVLAAVMPEPPFRSRRMLVTALLLATITWLVSVAPPHVWRALEGLLPLGFVDARPRRVAVALSVFAALVMAMHGYHRRNALDLAIAFGALSLAFGLIELAGIGLQLWLLIGALVAGAGVLYSSWRLAFLDALTGLPNRRALDETLARLSGTYALAMVDVDHFKQFNDKHGHDAGDRVLIEVARQLAKTPGGRAFRFGGEEFCLLFRRPDGAADACETARMNIENTPVALPRKPSAKSRKAPRAKDKQRTVKVTASIGVAQRDARRRSPDEVLKAADECLYKAKEKGRNQVVS
- a CDS encoding alpha/beta fold hydrolase, which codes for MTHFLLLPGMDGSGAFYDDFAARLAPLGTTQIASYPPDRPLGYDELADWLAPQLPRGDWVLFAESFAGPLAILTAARRPPGLRALILCATFAHLPPPWTRVMASFVPVLPAWALPMPVLAQGLFGRDGDAAWSRRLAGVLSGVAPAVMAARARSALRVDVREQARSLRLPVLYLRAGRDRVVPRRAGSVLAQLVQDLRIRDIDGPHFLAQFRSQACIDETAAFLRCCGVLAADPDLARRSG
- a CDS encoding TetR/AcrR family transcriptional regulator; translation: MNRKKPSPTTAPAAARGRGRPASAAVDREARERLIDAAVTLFSERGIAATPLSAVARAAHVTPALLHYYFGNKENLVDAIVEERFVPIVSQVVHKLSGIEATPRAAFTTFVQEVTATLSTHPWLPPLWLREVVTEGGQLRERIVGHMAPRLAQPLVGLVRQAQAEGRLNPAIEPRLIMVSLIGLTVFPFAAQGIWRPLFEAGDVTAESLARHVLALLLDGLLLPDK
- a CDS encoding HlyD family secretion protein is translated as MRCLPALLPLIALLAATGCAPQAPPLLGTLEWDRIGVAAEASEPITAIAVNEGDTVAAGQLLLELDGSRAQAQLEQAEAERQRAQALLDERLHGARAENVATLRAEWRRADAQRANERRERDRAAEMRGRGLIAQAELDRREASFRSARAEVDAVTARLAELTNGTRPEQVEQAQAALAFAEARVKELSLARERLRVHAPADGRVDALPFKRGDQPPRGATVVSLLTGDRPYARVYVPAPRRAAIQPGAEFTIHVQGAAAPFHAALARIRSEPAFTPYYALSGDDASQLVYRAELVLDGTDETRKLPAGLTLTAEPRDHGR
- a CDS encoding ABC transporter ATP-binding protein, with amino-acid sequence MVARGLTRRFGSLVAVDNVELTVGKAQVYGFLGPNGSGKSTTIRMLCGLLLPSAGDIQVLGLSIPRDAEALKRRIGYMTQKFSLYEDLTVQENLEFLAAVHDIPRAHSKTRIDELLARYWLHDRRHQLAGTMSGGQKQRLALAGSVVHRPELLFLDEPTSAVDPQSRREFWDSLFELADAGTTILVSTHYMDEAERCHRLAILDEGRLVADGAPAHLCAALPHSVWLIQCDAPRRAQQALEHSTGIVAMAQIGAQLRVLAERDSVSARTLEQRLSQAGIQAHVEAGAPNLEDVFVAATHDPSEDAA